The Pseudanabaena yagii GIHE-NHR1 genome segment TTCCTCCTGTTCGATTTTGGCAACTCTGGGGGCTAAATCTAGATCAATATCATCGGTACGAGTCATTACTACCTTCGCCCCACGATTTTGTAATTCCTCTTGTAGGAGTTTGGAAACAATCAGGGTGACATCTTTTTCAGGATATCCCGTTGGACCTCGCGAGCCTAAGTCTTCATTACCACCATGTCCTGCATCTAAGAGAATTTTAACACCATTGAGAAGTTGAGGTTCTTTATTTGCAGTAGATAGAACTGGTGGATGTTTGAGAGAAACAATCAGATTTGTGCCTTGATAACGAACCTTATAACCCCATTGTTGTTTGGGCTTGAGGCTAATTGTATAGATGACTTTATCAGGATCAGACTGCAACCATTCCAATTTATTGATGATGGATTCGGGGGCAATGGAAATAGTATCAGTTTGAGACGTGACGTTATACAGAGTCAATGTAAAGGTGCGATCGCCTTGACTAACAGAAATTGGGACGTTGCATTCAAGGGGAATGACGATCTCTGTCCAAATATTCTGCGGATCGTCTTTAGCGATCGCAGCCCTTGTACTAATTCCGCGCACTAGCGATCGCGGCTGTGTATCAGTATCAGATACTTTCACAAAGCGTTCTCTCACCCAAGCACCATAATCAAGCCGCAGCCATTCTCCCTGTTTACCTGTGACTAGAGCTTTAACGCCTTGGGGTAAGGGAGTAAGGCGCGAGAAGTCAGTACTTGCACCAGTTCTGGCATCAGCAGTTGCCGTAATTTCGGCAATCTGGAGTTTTTTCGGCGAGAGAATTTCGACGGAGCCTTGCGCTTTTTGTTTAACAATGCGATCGCCTAGGCGCATTTCATATTCAGGCTGACCAAGTTGGCTAGGCGTTTCAAAGGTAGCGCAGCCACGGAAATAACCTGAAGGAGATTCGGCACTAGCTGCGTTATTCCCTGTTAGTACCGATGAATTCGGGGGTAGTTGAATATTACGGCGGCGAGGTAAGAGAGGAATTTCGCGATCGCCAATTCTAGCGATAACTTGGGCATTAGGTGTGGCGATCGCATCAAAGCAAATTCTTTCATTGGGCTGTCGCGCAATATTGACAGTGGGGAATAGAGAATTTCCGATAAAGCCGATGTCCTTGGGTGGTAAGGTAATTCTTGATTCCCGCACAACCTTCACCGTGATTTCCTTGTTACTATTGCGATCGCCCGTAGGATTGCTGTACTTGAGCTGAAAAATATTTTCACCAATCCGAAGCGGCAAACTTGGGGCGAAATGCCCTGCGTTACTCCGTGATATCACCTTGCCGTTAATACTGACCTGACCATCCTTGGGCGCAGTACCAATAAAAAATAGGCGATCGTCGGTGGTGGTATGTTGTAACGGCGGATAGGTGAGATGTAGTTGTGTGGGTGGGATAAAGTTTTGGGCGCTTGTTGCGGTAGCAATAAAAAAGCTCAACATCCCAATTAGAAAAATTCCTATCTGTCGCCGCATAATTCCTAGTGCTTATCTAAAAATAGAGATCTAACGCATCGCTATTTAATACTATCCCCATAAGTAAGGAGCTAGGCTTAATTATTTGTAGGATGCGTTAGTGCAACGTAACGCATTCATAAGTAAAGAGCTAGGCTTAATTATTTGGAGGATGTATTAGTAAAACGTAACGCATCAATGGCTTAGAGATGATGGTCTACGAGATCGCTAGCCCATCCTACATTTAATTCCAACAACCTACTAGGCAGTCACAATTAAATAGCCCCAGCTAATTTGCCCGCGAAGTGGACGAATCCGCTTCTTAGAGTTCATTAAGCAGATGTACTTAGCAGAATCTACAGCGCAAAACGCTATATTCTGAATTTAGTAAATTTCAAGAAAACTAATTAAACTAATTCAAAAATGAAAATTTTAGTAATGGGTGGCACAAGATTTATTGGTGTGTCACTGGTCAAATTGTTGGTTGATCAAGGACATCAAGTAACCCTCTTTAACCGTGGTAAAAAGCCTTCACCCGTTGCAGGACTCCGCACAATTATTGGCGATCGCACAGATCCTCAACAACTACGAGACAAACTTAGTGGCGAATCCTTCGAGGCAATTTTTGATAACAATGGGCGTGAACTTAGCGATACCAAGCCCCTCGTCGAAATTTTTCGCGATCGCCTCCAGCATTTTGTCTATATGAGTTCGGCGGGTGTCTATCTCGATGGCGACATCCTGCCCTACCACGAAACCGATGCCGTTGATCCCAAGAGTCGTCACAAAGGCAAGCTCGATACAGAAGCATATTTGCAACAAGTCCTTGCTGAATCTGGCTTTCCCTATACTTCCATTCGCCCCACTTACATTTACGGGCCCCGAAACTATAACGATGTAGAAGCTTGGTTCTTTGATCGCATTGTGCGCGATCGCCCAATCCCGATCCCCGGAAATGGCAAATTTATTACCCAACTTGGTCATGTTGCAGATCTTGCTAGCGCAATGGCAGCAGTTCTAGGCAATCAAAAAGCGATCGGCGAAATTTACAATATTTCCGATACGCGCTATGTCACCTTTATCGGACTTGCCAAACAATGTGCGATCGCCGCAGGCAAAGATCCTAGCTCATTGAATTTTGTCTATTACAATCCTAAGGATTTTGACTTTGGCAAAAAGAAAGCATTTCCTTTCCGTCTCCAGCATTTTTTCGCCTCCGTCACCAAGGCAACCCAAGATCTCAACTGGCAGCCCAAATACGATCTCTTATCTGGTTTAAAAACTTCCTTCGAGCAGGATTACCTCCCATCCAATCGCCATCAAGCTGATATCGATTTCTCTACAGATGAACAAATCTTGAAATAGATAAATCGATCATCACTCAATTAATCGGTAGTCCTAGGATATTGGGTCAGGATGGGCAGAGCAAAGCGCTGTCCATCCTGACTCATTTAGCACTAACAATTAATCAACCTTTATAAAGCAAGTAAGTTTTTAAAAGCATCACAAAATGACAGTTGTAAAAACTTACTTGCTTTATGTTATTGAAAAGCAATGTCAGTGTTTATGCTTAGATCAAGAAATAAATATATTTTATGTTTTAAAATCTTATAGACTTTAATTCTAAGCATATATTTTTTGCTTTGTTAATTAAAATCATGAAGATTAAAACCATAGCTTATGATGCAATCGTTTATCTGATAGTTTTGTTGATAGGATGTTTATCGGGTGGGATTCTTCTTGCAGCTTATAATGCTAATCAGTTTATTTGGTTAGGTAATTCTATAGTCACGCTAAGGTTAGCTCAAACAGGAAGTGCTTCGATTAGCTTAGCGATCGCATGGCTATCAATGTGGTTTTGGGCTAGTGTATTCATATGGGCAAAACCATATAAACTAGTGGCAAACGATGGACCAACCGTCGCCCTATGGCTACTTCTATCTTGGACGATTGCCATTAGTGTTGTTTTCCTATTAGGATTCGCGAATCTGCGTATGTATAAATTAGGACTCAATAAAAGGCAATCTACCTATGGATTAATAATTATTGTCTGGGGGGCAATGATTCTTGGATGGTGCATATATCAATGGCTTTAATCCTATTCACTCCAAACTATTTATATGACTAAAATCAAGAGGAATTATAACGACAGAGATGCTAACTACTATATGCATCAAATCCCCGATCAGATTCTAGATAAACTCAATGAGCAAGAAAGAGAAGGTATTAAATCAGTAATTCAATCAGCGATTCCTCGTCCATCACCTAAAATTATTGACTTACGTTTTATTGTTGATCTGATTTTCCTTCGCTACTTTGTGGTGTTGCTAATCGGGCGGGATATGCGGAAACAACAAAGGCAATATCAAGTTAATGGAATTACCAAAGTTGCCAATATTGTTATGGCAGTTGTATTGATTATTGCGATGAGTCTGTTAATTAGTTCAGTAACAATTTTAATTATCTATCTGATCAAGTCTTCATTGGGGATCGATCTATTTCCCGGACATATTACTAATGTCTTATTTCATAAGTAGTCAGTCGCAATTAAATATAAAACCCCAAGACCTGTAGCGCACGCTGCGCGTGTGCTACAGGTCTTAGCTCTGGATTTTTAATTATGCCTAGCCACTTAAAATAAAGAAGCAAAAGAAACAGATTTTTTGTACTGTGGCTGTACCACAAAAATCTGCTTCTTTATTAAATCGAGGAAATCTGCAAAGTACGGTATGCTTCTAGAATGCTAGGGTTATGTTCTAGCCTGTATCAGGAAAACAAACCTTGTACCTCACGTGAAAAGATCGCGATGAGTTTTTAAAGGTCTCTAATTATGCCCCTTTTGCTTGCAAAAGCTGTAAAATCCATGGAATGTTGCAGAGGTTACACAAAATGTATGCCTTACTAGTTATAGAAGATGATGATGATATTCGAGATAACATTTGTGACG includes the following:
- a CDS encoding N-acetylmuramoyl-L-alanine amidase → MRRQIGIFLIGMLSFFIATATSAQNFIPPTQLHLTYPPLQHTTTDDRLFFIGTAPKDGQVSINGKVISRSNAGHFAPSLPLRIGENIFQLKYSNPTGDRNSNKEITVKVVRESRITLPPKDIGFIGNSLFPTVNIARQPNERICFDAIATPNAQVIARIGDREIPLLPRRRNIQLPPNSSVLTGNNAASAESPSGYFRGCATFETPSQLGQPEYEMRLGDRIVKQKAQGSVEILSPKKLQIAEITATADARTGASTDFSRLTPLPQGVKALVTGKQGEWLRLDYGAWVRERFVKVSDTDTQPRSLVRGISTRAAIAKDDPQNIWTEIVIPLECNVPISVSQGDRTFTLTLYNVTSQTDTISIAPESIINKLEWLQSDPDKVIYTISLKPKQQWGYKVRYQGTNLIVSLKHPPVLSTANKEPQLLNGVKILLDAGHGGNEDLGSRGPTGYPEKDVTLIVSKLLQEELQNRGAKVVMTRTDDIDLDLAPRVAKIEQEEPTVSISLHYNALPDNGDAINTSGIGAFWYNPQSQDFAKFIHNYVSQKLQRREYGVYWNNLALVRSTVTPAVLLELGFMINPDEFEWIIDPQQQKLLAKTLADGITEWMLNAAN
- a CDS encoding NAD-dependent epimerase/dehydratase family protein, whose translation is MKILVMGGTRFIGVSLVKLLVDQGHQVTLFNRGKKPSPVAGLRTIIGDRTDPQQLRDKLSGESFEAIFDNNGRELSDTKPLVEIFRDRLQHFVYMSSAGVYLDGDILPYHETDAVDPKSRHKGKLDTEAYLQQVLAESGFPYTSIRPTYIYGPRNYNDVEAWFFDRIVRDRPIPIPGNGKFITQLGHVADLASAMAAVLGNQKAIGEIYNISDTRYVTFIGLAKQCAIAAGKDPSSLNFVYYNPKDFDFGKKKAFPFRLQHFFASVTKATQDLNWQPKYDLLSGLKTSFEQDYLPSNRHQADIDFSTDEQILK